A segment of the Allosaccharopolyspora coralli genome:
GTCGGACACAGTTTCCGGAGATGATCGTCGCCGCGGGTCACACCCCTCGCGTGTGCGTACACAGACCTGCATCGACACCTCCCGGAGCGTGGGACAACTGTCGCGTCGGTGGCACGTCTGTTTGACTGTCGCCATGACCCAAGGCGATCCAGGACTGCTGCTCGTTCAGCGCCTGCACGTGGACCTGCTCCGGGTCGTCTCCACCGGGTGTCTCACGGAGCGCTGACCAGCACCCGAGCCGTCAGCTCCTGCTCCAGTTCCCTCGACGCTCACCGCCGGCGCCGCCGGCAGAGACCTCACGCCTCTTTGGAGACACCACGTGCAAGCGTTCATCATCTTCGCCATCGGCGGGTTCATCGCCCAGCTGGTGGATGGCTCGCTCGGCATGGCCTACGGGGTCACGTCGACGACCATTCTGCTGACGGCGGGCCTCACCCCGGCGGCCGCCTCGGCCTCGGTCCACCTCGCCGAGATCGGTACCTCCGTGGCCTCCGGCCTCTCGCACTGGCGCTTCGGCAACGTCGATTGGAAGATGGCGCTGGCTCTCGGCATCCCCGGCGCGATCGGCGCCTTCCTCGGCGCCACCGCGCTGAGTAATCTCTCCACCGCGGCCGCCGCGCCGTGGATGGCCACGATCCTGGTCGTCATCGGCGCCTACGTGCTGTTCCGGTTCGCGTTCCGGCCGGTCCGGCGGCGACAGCTCACCGGAGTCAGTCCGAAGTTCGTCGCGCCGCTGGGCTTCATCGCCGGGTTCATCGACTCCACCGGAGGCGGCGGCTGGGGACCGGTGTCCACGCCGACGCTGCTCAGCACCGGCAAGATCGAACCGCGCAAGGTCGTCGGCTCCGTCGACACCAGCGAGTTCTTCGTCGCGATCGCCGCGAGTTTCGGGTTCCTCTTCGCGCTCGGCAGCTCCGGCCTGTCCTGGATCACGGTGGCGGGGCTGCTGCTCGGCGGCGTCATCGCGGCACCGCTGGCTGCCTACCTGGTGCGGATCGTGCCGATGCGACTCATCGGCGTCGGAGCGGGCGGGCTCATCGTGCTCACCAACAGCCGCACCCTCGTCAACGCCTTCGACCTCTCGTTCCCGCCGCCGGTCGTGCTCTACGGCGTTCTCACGGTCACCTGGCTCGCCGCGCTGGCCTGGACCGTCTACAACGTGGTGCTGGAGCGTCGCACCGAGGCGGTCGAAGAGAAAGCCGAGGAACCGGTCGTCAGCTGAGAGGGCATGGTGGAACTTGGTGGGTGGTCCGGTACCGGCGTCCCACCTTGCCCCGGCTGGTCACTTGTGACCGTGCCCTACGGGCACAAGAGCCAGTTCACGCTGAGAGTGCATTGGGGAACTGTCCTTGGTGCCCGTAGGGCACGGTCATACGTGCCCAGCCGCAGAAAAGTGAGGGGCTCCGGCGTTCCAGTTCGCGCCTCGCAAGGCAGGGGTTCTCGCCGCGTACGCGTGGTACTCAAGAGGACCCCTGACCTTCCCCCTGGT
Coding sequences within it:
- a CDS encoding sulfite exporter TauE/SafE family protein, producing MQAFIIFAIGGFIAQLVDGSLGMAYGVTSTTILLTAGLTPAAASASVHLAEIGTSVASGLSHWRFGNVDWKMALALGIPGAIGAFLGATALSNLSTAAAAPWMATILVVIGAYVLFRFAFRPVRRRQLTGVSPKFVAPLGFIAGFIDSTGGGGWGPVSTPTLLSTGKIEPRKVVGSVDTSEFFVAIAASFGFLFALGSSGLSWITVAGLLLGGVIAAPLAAYLVRIVPMRLIGVGAGGLIVLTNSRTLVNAFDLSFPPPVVLYGVLTVTWLAALAWTVYNVVLERRTEAVEEKAEEPVVS